Proteins co-encoded in one uncultured Bacteroides sp. genomic window:
- a CDS encoding indolepyruvate oxidoreductase subunit beta produces the protein MKKDIILSGVGGQGILSIATVIGEAALKDGLYMKQAEVHGMSQRGGDVQSNLRISDKPIASDLIPTGKCDLIISLEPMESLRYLPYLSNDGWLVTNETPFINIPNYPSEENIMSEINKLPHKIILNVDKVAKDLGSIRVANIVLLGATIPFLGIDYAKIQESIRDIFERKGEAIVELNLKALAAGKEIAEKMM, from the coding sequence ATGAAAAAAGACATTATATTATCAGGTGTAGGCGGTCAGGGAATTCTTTCTATCGCAACCGTTATTGGCGAAGCCGCTTTAAAAGACGGGCTTTACATGAAACAAGCTGAAGTTCATGGTATGAGTCAGAGAGGTGGAGATGTACAGTCGAACCTCCGCATCAGCGATAAACCTATTGCTTCTGATTTAATACCAACAGGAAAATGCGATCTGATTATCTCACTGGAACCAATGGAAAGCTTGCGTTACCTCCCTTACCTCAGCAACGATGGTTGGTTGGTAACCAACGAAACTCCATTTATCAATATTCCTAACTATCCTTCTGAAGAGAACATTATGAGCGAGATAAATAAGCTTCCTCATAAAATCATTTTGAACGTTGACAAGGTTGCCAAAGACTTAGGTTCAATTCGCGTAGCAAACATTGTGTTGCTTGGTGCAACAATTCCTTTTTTAGGAATTGATTACGCCAAAATACAGGAAAGTATCCGCGATATCTTTGAACGAAAAGGAGAAGCCATCGTAGAATTAAATTTAAAGGCTCTGGCTGCAGGAAAAGAGATTGCAGAAAAAATGATGTAA
- a CDS encoding phenylacetate--CoA ligase, whose protein sequence is MNQFWEEEIETMSREKLNELQLQRLRKTIQIASNSPYYKKVFTKNGITAATIQSLEDIEKIPFTTKADMRANYPFGLVAGDMQDAVRIHSSSGTTGNPTVIVHSQHDLDSWANLVARCLYMVGLRKTDVFQNSSGYGMFTGGLGFQYGAERLGALTVPAAAGNSKRQIKFITDFGTTALHAIPSYAIRLAEVFQEEDIDPKNTKLKTLIIGAEPHTNEQRRKIEKLLGVKAYNSFGMTEMNGPGVAFECQEQNGMHFWEDCYLVEIIDPETGKHVPDGKIGELVLTTLDREQMPLLRYRTRDLTRILPGKCPCGRTHIRIDRIKGRSDDMFIIKGVNIFPMQIEKILVQFPQLGSNYLITLETKNNQDEMIVEVELSDLSTDNYIELQSLTKEITRQLKDEILLTPKLKLVKKGTLPQSEGKAIRVKDLRDNK, encoded by the coding sequence ATGAATCAATTTTGGGAAGAAGAAATAGAAACGATGAGCAGGGAGAAATTGAACGAACTTCAGCTTCAGAGGCTTAGAAAAACAATCCAAATCGCTTCCAATTCACCTTATTATAAAAAGGTATTCACTAAAAACGGCATTACAGCAGCTACTATTCAGTCACTGGAAGATATAGAAAAGATTCCTTTCACGACAAAAGCAGATATGCGTGCAAACTACCCTTTCGGATTAGTAGCCGGAGATATGCAAGATGCGGTCAGAATTCATTCTTCAAGCGGAACAACGGGCAATCCTACCGTGATTGTCCATTCCCAACACGATCTTGATTCATGGGCAAACCTGGTTGCCCGTTGCCTATACATGGTTGGTCTGAGAAAGACTGATGTTTTTCAGAATAGCTCAGGCTATGGAATGTTTACAGGAGGACTAGGATTTCAGTATGGTGCAGAAAGACTTGGAGCACTTACTGTTCCTGCAGCAGCAGGAAACAGTAAGCGACAAATCAAGTTTATTACAGACTTCGGAACAACAGCTCTTCATGCCATACCAAGTTATGCCATCCGTCTGGCAGAAGTATTCCAGGAAGAAGACATTGATCCTAAAAACACCAAACTAAAAACATTAATTATAGGTGCAGAGCCACATACAAATGAGCAACGAAGAAAAATAGAAAAGTTATTGGGTGTTAAAGCATACAATAGTTTTGGCATGACAGAGATGAATGGTCCGGGTGTAGCTTTTGAATGTCAGGAGCAAAACGGAATGCACTTCTGGGAAGATTGCTACTTAGTGGAGATTATTGATCCAGAAACCGGTAAACATGTTCCTGATGGAAAAATAGGAGAACTGGTACTCACAACACTGGATCGTGAGCAGATGCCTCTCCTACGCTACCGTACACGCGACTTAACGCGGATATTACCAGGGAAGTGTCCTTGCGGACGTACACATATACGGATAGATCGTATCAAAGGTAGAAGTGATGATATGTTTATCATCAAAGGGGTTAATATATTCCCCATGCAAATTGAAAAAATTTTAGTTCAGTTTCCTCAATTAGGCAGTAATTATCTAATTACATTAGAAACCAAAAACAATCAGGACGAGATGATTGTTGAAGTAGAGTTAAGCGACCTTTCTACCGATAATTATATTGAGTTGCAAAGTCTGACAAAGGAAATAACCCGTCAGCTTAAAGATGAAATATTACTGACCCCAAAACTGAAATTAGTAAAAAAAGGAACTCTACCTCAAAGTGAGGGTAAAGCCATTCGGGTGAAAGATCTGAGAGACAATAAATAA
- the rpmI gene encoding 50S ribosomal protein L35: MPKMKTNSGSKKRFTLTGTGKIKRKHAFHSHILTKKSKKRKRNLCYSTTVDATNVSQVKSLLAMK; the protein is encoded by the coding sequence ATGCCAAAGATGAAGACTAACTCCGGTTCAAAAAAAAGGTTTACCCTTACCGGAACAGGTAAAATCAAAAGAAAGCACGCTTTTCACAGTCATATTTTGACTAAAAAGAGCAAGAAGAGAAAAAGAAACTTGTGTTATTCTACAACCGTTGATGCAACGAATGTAAGCCAGGTTAAGTCTCTTTTAGCAATGAAGTAA
- the infC gene encoding translation initiation factor IF-3, which translates to MKKEVFKEQHRINEQIRAKEIRLVGDEGIESKVFPTYQALKMAEEKDLDLVEISPNAVPPVCRIIDYSKFLYQLKKRQKEQKAKQIKVNVKEIRFGPQTDDHDYNFKLKHAKGFLEDGDKVKAYVFFKGRSILFKEQGEVLLLRFATDLEDYAKVEQMPVLEGKRMIIFLSPKKKEVKKPVAPKVVKPKTEKVEEVKSADVENTVEKQDE; encoded by the coding sequence ATGAAGAAAGAGGTTTTTAAAGAGCAACATAGAATCAATGAGCAGATCCGTGCCAAGGAAATACGCTTAGTAGGGGATGAAGGAATAGAATCAAAGGTTTTTCCAACCTATCAGGCTTTGAAAATGGCAGAAGAGAAAGATTTAGATCTAGTTGAGATATCCCCAAATGCAGTTCCCCCTGTTTGTAGGATTATTGATTATTCAAAGTTCCTTTATCAGTTAAAGAAACGCCAAAAGGAACAGAAAGCTAAACAGATAAAGGTGAACGTCAAGGAGATACGATTCGGACCTCAGACAGATGATCATGACTATAACTTTAAGCTGAAACATGCGAAAGGTTTCCTGGAAGATGGCGATAAAGTAAAGGCTTACGTTTTCTTTAAGGGTCGTTCAATCCTTTTTAAAGAACAAGGAGAGGTGTTGTTACTCCGTTTTGCAACAGATCTTGAAGATTATGCAAAAGTAGAGCAGATGCCTGTACTTGAAGGCAAGAGGATGATTATTTTCTTATCTCCGAAAAAGAAAGAGGTAAAAAAGCCTGTAGCTCCTAAAGTAGTAAAACCTAAAACTGAGAAAGTTGAAGAGGTTAAATCTGCAGATGTAGAAAATACTGTTGAAAAACAGGACGAATAG
- the xpt gene encoding xanthine phosphoribosyltransferase → MKLLKERILQDGKCYEGGILKVDSFINHQLDPTLMKAIGIEFVRRFAATNVNKIITIEASGIAPAIMTGYLMDLPVIFAKKRRPNTMKNYLSATVHSFTKDRDYEIVISSEFISSEDNVLFIDDFLAYGNAALGIHSLVEQAGANLVGMGFIIEKEFQNGRMLLESKGIKVESLAIIESLSNQQIKIK, encoded by the coding sequence ATGAAACTATTAAAAGAGCGAATTCTACAAGATGGGAAATGCTATGAAGGTGGAATCCTAAAGGTAGATAGTTTTATTAATCATCAATTGGACCCAACGCTAATGAAAGCTATTGGGATCGAATTTGTGCGTCGATTTGCCGCAACTAATGTCAATAAGATAATCACAATTGAAGCAAGTGGGATAGCACCAGCCATCATGACTGGATATTTAATGGACTTACCGGTTATATTCGCTAAGAAAAGAAGGCCTAATACTATGAAGAATTATCTGTCAGCAACAGTTCACTCCTTCACAAAAGACCGCGATTACGAAATAGTTATCAGCTCGGAATTTATTAGTTCAGAAGATAATGTCCTTTTTATTGACGACTTTTTAGCCTATGGAAATGCTGCACTAGGCATACACAGTTTAGTTGAACAGGCAGGGGCAAATCTTGTTGGAATGGGATTTATCATTGAAAAAGAGTTCCAGAACGGTCGTATGTTGTTAGAATCAAAAGGCATCAAAGTCGAATCTCTGGCTATCATCGAAAGCCTATCTAATCAGCAGATAAAGATTAAATAA
- the rplT gene encoding 50S ribosomal protein L20, with the protein MPRSVNHVASKARRKKILNLTKGYFGARKNVWTVAKNTWEKGLTYAFRDRRNKKRNFRALWIQRINAAARLEGMSYSKLMGGLHKAGIEINRKVLADLAVNHPEAFKAVVAKAKAA; encoded by the coding sequence ATGCCAAGATCAGTAAATCATGTTGCTTCAAAAGCAAGAAGAAAGAAAATTTTGAACCTGACCAAAGGTTATTTTGGTGCAAGAAAAAATGTTTGGACCGTAGCTAAGAATACTTGGGAAAAAGGGTTGACTTATGCGTTCCGTGATCGTAGAAATAAGAAAAGAAACTTTCGTGCTCTTTGGATACAACGTATCAACGCTGCAGCTCGTCTGGAAGGAATGTCTTATTCTAAGTTAATGGGCGGCTTACACAAAGCAGGTATCGAAATAAACCGTAAAGTCTTAGCAGATTTAGCTGTAAATCATCCAGAAGCTTTCAAAGCTGTGGTTGCTAAAGCAAAAGCTGCTTAA